The DNA segment GTCGCGTAGCGACCTCGATACGCGAACGGTGAGCCCTCCGAAGAGATTCGTCGGGCGTCAGTCGTCGGATCGGGCTTCCGGGGGCGACGCGGTGTCACCGGGGGTGTCGAAGGTGTCCAGGCGTTCCTGGAGGGTGCCCGAGCGCTGGGCGAGGTCGCCCGCGCTCTCGGTCACTTCGGAGAGGGCCGTCGTCTGTTCCTCCGCGGCCGCCGCGGCCGTACTCGCCTCCGTGCTCACCTGTTCGCTCGCGGTTTCGGCTTCCTCGACGAGGGCGACGACGTCCTGGATCGACGCGGCCTGCTGCTGGCTCGCAGCGCTGATCTCCGCCGTCCCGTCGGACGTTTCCTCGGCGAAGGTCGCGATCTCGTCGAGCGCATCGACGGCCTCAGAGACCGTCTCCGCGCCGTGGATGACGCGCTCGCGCGTGTCCCTGATCTCGTCTGCGGTTCGGTCACCCTGACGCTGGACGTCGTCGACGAGCGTGTCGATCTCTTCGGCGGACTCCTGGACTTCCATCGCCAGTTCCTTGACCTCCTCGGCGACGACGGAGAAGCCTTCGTCCGACTCTTCACCGCTGCGGGAGGCCTCGATGTTGGCATTGAGCGCCAGCATGTTGGTCTGCTTTGCGACCTCCTGAATGAATTCGGCGATCTCTTCGATCTCTTCGATCTGTGCTTGCAACCGCTCGATCTCCGAGACGGCAGTGTTTGCGTCGTCGTCGATCGCGTCCATCGCCTCGATGGCGTCGCTTGCAGCCGTTCTCCCCGCTTGACCCGCATCGGCGGTACGCTCTGCGATTCCGCTCACTTCGTCCGCGAGGGAGGCCACCTCTTCGGTCGTCGCCGCGAGGGTATCCATCTCGGAGGAGACAGTCCGGAACGTCTCGTGTTGGTCCTCGGTGCTGGAGGAGATCCGCTGGACGGAGTCCGTCACCTGGCTACTGGCCGTCTGGACCTCCTGAGCGCTGGCGGTAACCTGCTGGCTGTGTGCGGCGACCTCCTCGGCGAATCGTTTCAGCTCGTCCGTGGTGGCAGCGATCTCGTCCATCATCTGGTTGTACTCGCACGCGATGTCGGCCATCGCCTCGTTCTGACTCGTCTCGTCCATCCGAGCCGTCATATCGCCGTCGGCGGCGTCGTCCATGACGTCACTGAACGACTCGGCTTTGGTCTCCAGGTGGGTCGCGAGCTCGGCGAGGTCGTCGCTTCTGGCCTCGGCGCGTTGCCGGGCCGCTTCGGTGTCCTCGAGCGACGTCGCCAGCGATCGACGCATGCTGTCGAATGCATCGTAGAGCTGCCCGATCTCGTCGACGCGACTGGAGTCGAGATCGACGTCCAGGTTGCCGGCTTCGAGTTCGTTCGCACGCGAAGCGAGATCTTGCAGGGACGAACTGGTGTTGCGACCGACGATCAGTCCGATCAGACCGAGTCCGAGGACGGCCACGGCGATCAGACCGATGAGCGATCGGGTGATGTCCGACTGCAGGGCGAACGCCTTCTGTTTCGATTCGTGCGACATCACGACCCAGTCAGTACCCTCTATCTTCGCGTACCCCATCACCATCACCTGGTCGCCGTGGTCGTAGTCTACGGTTTCCATACCGTCCATGTCACCGTGATCGCCGTGCTCCGATTCTCCCATGTCGACCTCGACGTACCCAGATTCGTCGGGGAAATCGACGTCCTCGTGGTGGACGTCGATCTTCCCGATCCTGTCGGTCTCGTGGCTGAGAACGACTTTGCGCTCCTGTTCGGTCATCACCTGGGTGGACGCAGAGTCGGACTGGGTCGGCGACGTCAGCTGTTCGGAGATCGTAGCCATGTCGAACAGGACGACGAGCCGAGTCGTCTCGTCGATATCCAGCACGATTGCGCCGGTATTCGAGCCCATATACTGGTCCTGATACGGACCGACGAGAACGGGTTCGGGTGCACGCTGGCCCTCGGTTTGCCAGTCCGGCTCGTCGATCGAACCGCTGGCCCCCTGGACCGTCGATGCGTCGATCGTCCCGTTCGCCGTATCGACGTAGTGAATCCCGAGAACCGCGTCGTCCATCGACTCGAGTTGCGTCTCCAGGAACGGTTCGATCAGTGCCGGATCGCCCTCCTGAAGCTGCGCGGCCTGCGACAGTAACACCGTCTGTCGCTGATTCGAGGCGAGTCGTTCCTGGATCGTCTGTGCCTGCAACACCGTCGCGTGTTCCATTTCACTCTCGGTATCCTCCTGGAGGCTCGCTTCGGTTTGGGTGTAGATCAGCCCACCAAACCCCCCAACGATGACCGCCACAACCAGGAGTATCAGTACAAGTTTGACCGCGTACCGACGCCGTAGCGCTGTGATCGGATCGAGTCCTGACACGTCTATCTGCGCGGACTGTTTCTGCGCCTGCAAGATATACTAATCGGAAATCACTAACCCGCCATCATTTTCGAATACATGAACTATTTCCCAGCAAATCCACATACACCAGTGTCATCGTACCGAGTGAGGATACAGCCGATAAAAACCTGCGTTCGACCGCCTCGACGAACTCGTATCGCCACACATAACAAACTGAAAATAATTGTGTGAGACTGACCTATCAGAGTTCTTATTGGCTAGGCCACGGGATTCGGACCGGTTCGGCACCCAGGAGAGTCGGACCGGCTCGGCGCCCAGGGGATCCCGGAACCGTGACCTGCCAGCGTCGGCGCTATACGACGGAACGGGTGAAGGAACGTCGGGTCGAAAACGACGGTGGCGTCGGAGTCGAGACGGGGTAACCGATCGACACGACGCCACTGGCCGAGACGAGCGACAGACGCAGTGTGTCGGCTCGGAGGCCGTCACACCGAACGGTTCCATCCACTCGAATCGTCCCGTCGGTTCGTTTTCGGCAGTCGCGGTCCAGGTGCGGAGACGACCGTCTCAGAAACACACACGTTATACCGGCGGGGTGGGAACGTATACCCGATGTCAGCGGAGAGTACGGCTTTCGTCCCGGGCCACATCACGGGTTTCTTCACGACCCATCCGGATCCGGATCCGACGAAAGCCGGATCGCGCGGGGCGGGCCTGACGCTCTCGGACGGCGTACGGGTGACGGTCGCGCCCGCATCCGAATCGATCGTCGAACTGGACGGCGAGCGGATCGAGGTACCACCCGTCGATCGGGTGCTCGATGCGCTCGACGTGACGGCGCGGATAGAAGCGACAGCCGCGCTTCCCCTGGGTGCCGGGTTTGGCGTATCGGGTGCCCTCTCGCTCGGAAGTGCACTCGCTGCGAACCGGGTGTTCGAGCGTGGCCTCTCGGCGAACGAACTCGTCACGATCGCCCACGGGGCGGAAGTACAGTCGGGTACCGGTCTCGGAGACGTCGTCGCCCAGGCTCGCGGGGGAATTCCGATCCGGCTCGAACCGGGAAGTCCGCCACACGGGTTGCTGGACGCGATTCCAAACCGCACGCGCGTGGAATACGTCACCTTCGGTGAGGTATCGACGTCGGACGTCCTCGAGGGAAATACGGACCAGATAACCCACGCTGGGAAGGCAGCCCTCTCGCGAGTCGTCCAGGAACCGACCCTGGGGTCGTTCATCTACGCCTCCCGTCGGTTCGCACGCGAAAGCGAACTCCTGACGCCACGGGTAGCGGACGCCATCCGGGCCGTCAGTGATGCCGACGGACAGGCGTCGATGGCGATGCTCGGGGATACCGTCTACGCGCTCGGAACTGGACTCAGCGACGCCGGCTACGACCCGAACCACTGCGTCACGCATCCGGCCGGTGCGACGCTCGAATCGTGAACCGGATCGGCGCGGTAGCGTATCGGCACGTCGATACGGTGAGTCCCAGTTCCGTTCACGGAAACCCGTGACCGTGGCGCACGGAGAAGCACCGCCACGGGATCGGAGGTCCGCCCCGTCTGTCGACTCGGTCGTGTGATGGATCGATGGATCGGTCGATACAGCGGCCCGGAAAGCGGTGCTTGAAGGCCGAATGACCCGACCAAAAACATATCCAAATTTCGATAGTTAGCCGATAATTTATTATGCTTCGTTTGAGTTATCCGGTCGAATCCCATGTCCTCGATACGGAATTTCAACAACACATTATTTCGATTGTATGAAAACTACGTCGGTGAACAGGAGTCGAAGAAGGACGTCTACGGCTACTGGCTGTTCGTCCTCGGGTTCGTCGTCGGACTGGTCGCCGTCGTCATCTACGCGGTGAACTACGGGGCCGTAGAACCCGGAACGCCGACGGAGCGGTTCATCAGCAAGGTCGTCGGTATCGTCGGTTCGGTCGGGGTGACCGTGATGCTGTTCGGACTGGTACTCATGCTCCCGGTTCGTCGGCGTGCGATTTACGCAAGCGTGGTCGGGCTCGTGATCACCTTCGCCGGTATCGCATCGTTCGGTATCGCCTACCCGTACCACTGGCGGCTCGACAGCCCGGCTGGAGACGATTACACGTTGCACGTGATCGCGCTCTACACGATCGGTATCGGTATCATCGCCGGAGTCACCGCACTCATTCCCGTCATTACGGGGCGGAAGGGTAAGTACGTCGCCGAGGAGGGCGCGACCGAGGATCCAGACATCCTGACGGGAGACGCACTCGACGGCGCTCAGTTCGCGGTCTTCCGGGACGAGAACGGAGACTGGAAGTGGCACATTCTCCACCTGGAGGCCCTCGCCGCCAGCGAAGAGAGCGCACTGACGCGTCCCGAAGCCGAAGAGGACATCGACATCGTCAAATCCCAGATCGGATCCGCCGGGTTGATGGAGCTTACGACCTCGGCGTTCCGACTCTACGAAACGCTCGACGGGCAATGGGAGTGGACGCTCGTCCGGGACGATGGGAGCGTCGTCGCGCGCTGTGGTGATGCCTTCGACAGCCGCGACGGCGCAGAGGAATCGGTCAGTTTCCTCAAGGATCAGGGGCCGGTCGCGGGCGTGATCGAGATCGACGACGCGGCGTTCAACTACTACCAGAGCCGCGACCGCTGGCACTGGCAACTACTAGACGGCGATCGAGAACCCCTGGCCGTCTCACCGACCGGGTACTCGAGCAAGGCCGACGCGAAGGCCGGTGCCTCAACGTTCGTCGATAACTTCGAAGACGCGCGCGTACTCGCAATGGAGCACGTCGCCATCGAACTCGTCGACGAATCGGACGGCTGGTACTGGCGCTTCGTCGGAACCGACGACGAAGAGATCGGTCGATCCGAAGACGCCTTCGACAGCCGCCGGGACGCAGAAGAGGCCGTGGAGTCGCTCCTCGAGGAGTTCGACGACGTGGCCGTCACCGTCTCCGGCGAGGCGACCTACGAACTGTACAACGTCGGGCAGGAGTGGAACTGGAGACTCGTCGGGTACGACGAACAGATCGTCGCCAGAAACCCGGAGGGTGTCGACAGCTACGAGGAGATCGAGCGAACGACGGACAAATTCGCGACCAACGTCGAGGACGCAGACGTCTTCGAGATCGAGGGAGCGCTCTACGAGCGTTACAAGGTCGACGACCACTGGCGCTGGCGGCTCGTCGACGAGGACCGCGACATCGTCGCCGCGAGTACCGAGCCACACGAGACGGCCGAGGATGCCGCGGACGCGATCGAGCGGATGCAGAACCAGGCGAGCGAGGCGGAGCTCATCGAGTTCGAGAACTCCGCCTTCCAGGTGTACGAAGCCGACACCGGCGAGTGGCGCTGGCGACTCATCGACGAGGACGGCAACGTTCTGGCCGACAGCGGCGCCGAACACGCCTCGAAGGGCGAAGCCGCCGAAGCGATGATGACGCTCAAAGAGCAGGCGCCCGACGCGGAGTTGCTCGAGATCGAGACCGCCGCGTTCGAGCTATTCGTCGACGACGGCGAGTGGGGCTGGCGCCTCATCGACGACGGCGGCAAGCTCATCGCCGAGGATCCGAACTCGCACCCGAACCGCCAGGCCGCCAAACAGGCCATGGACCAGCTCGTCGAGAACATCGACACGGAGAGTCGGACGATGGAGCGGGCTGCCTTCCAGACCTACGTCGACGACGAGTGGTTCTGGCGGTTCGTCCTGCCGGACGGGACAGTCGTCGCGGAGAGCGAGGAATCGGCACCGACCCGAAACGAGATCGTCGACGGGATCGATCGCGTCCGAGACGCTGCAGCCAACGCCGATCGCTCTCGAATCGGCGACCTGTTCGTCCAGCTCGCCGGCTCCGACGCCTGGCACTGGCGTCTGCTCGATCGCGACCGATCGATCGTCGCCGCCTCCGAGGTCAGCTACGACTCGCGCGACGCCGTCGAGACGGCGATCAACGACCTCCTCGCGGCCGCTCCGGATGCCCCGGTCTTCCACGTGGAGAACGCGCTCATCCGGCTGACGAACGGCGACGGCTGGACCTGGGACCTCGTCGATCAGGACCGCGACGTGCTGGCGACGTCGGGAACGACTGTCGACGACGAATCCGACGCGATGGACACCGTCGAGGAGATCAGACGACGGGCTCCCGCTGCGGGACAGGTCGACTTCGACGTCGCGTCGTTCGAGTTCGTCTCCGACGACGATGGCTGGACCTGGCGTCTCATCGACGAAGACGGCCAGGTCGTCGCGCGGTGTATCGAGTCCTTCGAGACCATGGACGAGGCCCGTACCTCCCTCGAGAGCATCCGTGACGTCATCCCCAAGGCGAGCATCCTGGAGATCGACGGCGTCTCGTTCGAACTCCACTACGACGACGAGGGCTGGATCTGGCAACTCGTCGACGAACACGGCGAGCCGATGTCCGAGAGCACGAAGACC comes from the Halovivax cerinus genome and includes:
- a CDS encoding pantoate kinase; translated protein: MSAESTAFVPGHITGFFTTHPDPDPTKAGSRGAGLTLSDGVRVTVAPASESIVELDGERIEVPPVDRVLDALDVTARIEATAALPLGAGFGVSGALSLGSALAANRVFERGLSANELVTIAHGAEVQSGTGLGDVVAQARGGIPIRLEPGSPPHGLLDAIPNRTRVEYVTFGEVSTSDVLEGNTDQITHAGKAALSRVVQEPTLGSFIYASRRFARESELLTPRVADAIRAVSDADGQASMAMLGDTVYALGTGLSDAGYDPNHCVTHPAGATLES
- a CDS encoding methyl-accepting chemotaxis protein, which codes for MEHATVLQAQTIQERLASNQRQTVLLSQAAQLQEGDPALIEPFLETQLESMDDAVLGIHYVDTANGTIDASTVQGASGSIDEPDWQTEGQRAPEPVLVGPYQDQYMGSNTGAIVLDIDETTRLVVLFDMATISEQLTSPTQSDSASTQVMTEQERKVVLSHETDRIGKIDVHHEDVDFPDESGYVEVDMGESEHGDHGDMDGMETVDYDHGDQVMVMGYAKIEGTDWVVMSHESKQKAFALQSDITRSLIGLIAVAVLGLGLIGLIVGRNTSSSLQDLASRANELEAGNLDVDLDSSRVDEIGQLYDAFDSMRRSLATSLEDTEAARQRAEARSDDLAELATHLETKAESFSDVMDDAADGDMTARMDETSQNEAMADIACEYNQMMDEIAATTDELKRFAEEVAAHSQQVTASAQEVQTASSQVTDSVQRISSSTEDQHETFRTVSSEMDTLAATTEEVASLADEVSGIAERTADAGQAGRTAASDAIEAMDAIDDDANTAVSEIERLQAQIEEIEEIAEFIQEVAKQTNMLALNANIEASRSGEESDEGFSVVAEEVKELAMEVQESAEEIDTLVDDVQRQGDRTADEIRDTRERVIHGAETVSEAVDALDEIATFAEETSDGTAEISAASQQQAASIQDVVALVEEAETASEQVSTEASTAAAAAEEQTTALSEVTESAGDLAQRSGTLQERLDTFDTPGDTASPPEARSDD
- a CDS encoding DUF1508 domain-containing protein, which codes for MSSIRNFNNTLFRLYENYVGEQESKKDVYGYWLFVLGFVVGLVAVVIYAVNYGAVEPGTPTERFISKVVGIVGSVGVTVMLFGLVLMLPVRRRAIYASVVGLVITFAGIASFGIAYPYHWRLDSPAGDDYTLHVIALYTIGIGIIAGVTALIPVITGRKGKYVAEEGATEDPDILTGDALDGAQFAVFRDENGDWKWHILHLEALAASEESALTRPEAEEDIDIVKSQIGSAGLMELTTSAFRLYETLDGQWEWTLVRDDGSVVARCGDAFDSRDGAEESVSFLKDQGPVAGVIEIDDAAFNYYQSRDRWHWQLLDGDREPLAVSPTGYSSKADAKAGASTFVDNFEDARVLAMEHVAIELVDESDGWYWRFVGTDDEEIGRSEDAFDSRRDAEEAVESLLEEFDDVAVTVSGEATYELYNVGQEWNWRLVGYDEQIVARNPEGVDSYEEIERTTDKFATNVEDADVFEIEGALYERYKVDDHWRWRLVDEDRDIVAASTEPHETAEDAADAIERMQNQASEAELIEFENSAFQVYEADTGEWRWRLIDEDGNVLADSGAEHASKGEAAEAMMTLKEQAPDAELLEIETAAFELFVDDGEWGWRLIDDGGKLIAEDPNSHPNRQAAKQAMDQLVENIDTESRTMERAAFQTYVDDEWFWRFVLPDGTVVAESEESAPTRNEIVDGIDRVRDAAANADRSRIGDLFVQLAGSDAWHWRLLDRDRSIVAASEVSYDSRDAVETAINDLLAAAPDAPVFHVENALIRLTNGDGWTWDLVDQDRDVLATSGTTVDDESDAMDTVEEIRRRAPAAGQVDFDVASFEFVSDDDGWTWRLIDEDGQVVARCIESFETMDEARTSLESIRDVIPKASILEIDGVSFELHYDDEGWIWQLVDEHGEPMSESTKTYESRTEARDAMTNVKVHAPDGWVEFTE